A part of Chloroflexota bacterium genomic DNA contains:
- a CDS encoding aldo/keto reductase, with translation MRRRRFGRTGLAVTPLAQGAARISSSPVVESIDDAIAVIREILLSGINYIDTSPMYGDSEERLGIALKELSAIVPDDLVLVTKIGYRPWEFDYSYEQARACLPVSLELLGVDHLPVVLIHDVERAQFDDVMGGAFKALAQFRDEGVVGSVGVSGGPVNLIRRYIETGECDCFLNHNRYTLLDRAATDLYRRARELDLGIVNGAPFGGGLLAAPQDPDATLAYRPPPDRLRTRAQALGQVCSEFDIPVAQAAIAYSTDSGLVDTTCFGARTVGEVRSAVAALERGLPQGFLARLEEVVPPNFADDVEAWRDDLPIQK, from the coding sequence ATGCGGCGGCGGCGCTTCGGTCGAACCGGACTGGCGGTGACGCCCTTGGCCCAGGGGGCGGCCCGCATTTCCTCTTCACCGGTCGTTGAAAGCATCGACGACGCGATCGCGGTGATAAGGGAGATACTGCTCAGCGGGATCAACTACATCGACACCTCGCCGATGTACGGCGACTCCGAGGAGCGCCTTGGCATCGCGCTAAAGGAGCTCTCGGCGATTGTTCCCGACGACCTGGTGCTGGTCACCAAGATCGGCTACCGGCCCTGGGAATTCGACTACTCGTACGAACAGGCCCGGGCATGCTTGCCGGTCAGCCTGGAACTCCTCGGCGTGGACCATCTGCCGGTGGTGCTAATTCACGATGTCGAGCGGGCCCAGTTCGACGACGTTATGGGCGGGGCGTTCAAGGCGTTGGCCCAGTTCCGCGATGAAGGAGTAGTCGGCAGCGTCGGCGTGTCGGGCGGGCCGGTGAACCTTATCCGACGCTACATCGAGACCGGCGAATGCGACTGCTTCTTGAACCACAACCGTTACACCCTGCTCGACCGCGCCGCCACCGATCTTTACCGGCGCGCCCGCGAACTGGATCTGGGAATCGTCAACGGCGCCCCCTTCGGCGGCGGCCTGCTGGCCGCCCCGCAGGACCCGGACGCTACTCTCGCCTACCGGCCGCCGCCCGACCGGTTGCGCACCCGGGCGCAGGCCCTGGGCCAGGTCTGCAGCGAATTCGACATCCCGGTCGCCCAGGCCGCGATCGCCTATTCGACCGATTCCGGCCTGGTCGATACGACCTGCTTCGGCGCCCGTACGGTGGGCGAGGTCAGATCCGCCGTGGCCGCCTTGGAACGGGGCCTGCCGCAGGGGTTCCTGGCCAGGCTCGAAGAAGTGGTCCCGCCGAATTTCGCAGACGACGTCGAGGCCTGGCGCGATGACCTGCCCATCCAGAAGTAG
- a CDS encoding P-II family nitrogen regulator, with product MKKIEAIIRHEVLEPLRDALDKAGFHGMSVSEVRGAGSQRGYTETYRGVRASIVFRPKIKVEMIIHEESVDQLVALICEHAYTGEVGDGKIFIYPIEDVVRIRTQQRGRDAL from the coding sequence ATGAAAAAAATTGAGGCCATCATCCGCCACGAAGTGCTCGAGCCGCTTCGTGACGCGCTCGACAAGGCCGGATTCCACGGCATGAGCGTGAGCGAAGTGCGCGGCGCCGGATCCCAACGCGGATACACCGAGACATACCGCGGCGTGCGGGCGTCGATCGTGTTCCGACCCAAGATCAAGGTCGAGATGATCATCCACGAGGAAAGCGTCGACCAGCTGGTGGCGCTGATCTGCGAACACGCCTACACCGGCGAGGTGGGCGACGGCAAGATCTTCATCTATCCGATCGAAGATGTCGTCCGCATTCGCACCCAGCAACGGGGAAGGGACGCCCTATGA
- a CDS encoding sulfatase: MRPNILLVHCHDIGAYMGPYPDNAAVTPNVDAMASGGVVLENHFAAAPTCSPSRASMVTGLVPHRHGLMGLQNHGLWNMDAAIPTIASLLRDGGYQTACFGTWHVNDRPYASGFDIFDPESECERVAANVGEFLRTRDATEPFFAMAGFFEPHRVFTDRWPDRPDPENLPVPYFLPDIPETREEMSNFYGDVARADWALGQILAALDHAGQSANTLAVFTADHGIAMPLAKGTLSDRGCHIGAVLSWPGQLPPGARYGGLTSNVDLLPTFLQAAGSTHRIPAGIDGVSFLDSIRGGAAAREHVFAESTWHDFYEPMRSVRTLTHKLIRNFEVRPGLQLAGDIRQSPIVPHMRWQLRSLPRPEYELYDLVNDPREQVNLAVDGDQPDPMAELAALLGRHLAETDDPILAGPVEPPASYWPFLARSPAGLP; encoded by the coding sequence GTGCGCCCAAACATTCTGCTGGTGCATTGCCACGATATCGGCGCCTACATGGGCCCGTACCCGGACAATGCCGCGGTCACCCCCAATGTCGACGCGATGGCTTCTGGCGGCGTTGTCTTGGAAAACCATTTTGCCGCCGCGCCGACCTGCTCACCCTCGCGGGCCAGCATGGTGACCGGCCTGGTTCCGCACCGTCACGGTCTCATGGGTCTCCAGAACCACGGGCTCTGGAACATGGATGCGGCGATCCCGACCATCGCTTCGCTCCTGCGCGATGGCGGATACCAGACTGCCTGTTTCGGGACCTGGCACGTAAACGACCGGCCCTATGCCTCCGGATTCGACATATTCGACCCCGAATCCGAGTGCGAGCGGGTGGCCGCCAACGTGGGGGAATTCTTAAGGACTCGAGACGCCACCGAACCCTTCTTTGCAATGGCCGGGTTCTTTGAGCCGCACCGCGTGTTCACCGACCGCTGGCCCGACCGGCCCGACCCGGAGAACCTGCCGGTGCCGTACTTCCTGCCGGACATCCCGGAGACCAGGGAAGAAATGTCGAACTTCTATGGCGACGTGGCCCGCGCCGACTGGGCGCTGGGCCAGATTCTCGCGGCCCTGGACCACGCCGGGCAATCCGCCAATACCCTGGCGGTGTTCACGGCCGACCACGGCATCGCCATGCCGCTGGCCAAAGGCACGCTATCCGACCGCGGCTGCCATATCGGGGCCGTCCTTTCCTGGCCCGGCCAGCTGCCGCCCGGCGCGCGCTACGGCGGCCTGACTTCAAACGTGGACCTGTTGCCGACCTTCCTCCAAGCGGCCGGCAGCACTCACCGGATACCGGCCGGAATCGACGGGGTCAGTTTCCTGGATTCGATCCGCGGCGGCGCGGCGGCCCGCGAACACGTCTTCGCCGAATCGACCTGGCACGATTTCTACGAACCGATGCGCTCGGTCCGCACCCTGACCCACAAGCTGATCCGCAATTTCGAGGTGCGCCCGGGCCTGCAACTGGCCGGCGACATCCGCCAGTCGCCGATCGTTCCCCACATGCGCTGGCAGCTGCGCTCGCTGCCACGGCCCGAGTACGAGCTCTACGACCTGGTCAACGATCCACGCGAGCAGGTCAACCTGGCCGTCGATGGAGATCAACCCGACCCGATGGCGGAACTCGCCGCGCTGCTCGGGCGGCACCTCGCCGAAACCGATGACCCGATCCTGGCCGGGCCGGTGGAACCGCCGGCCAGCTACTGGCCGTTCCTGGCCCGGAGCCCCGCCGGCCTGCCTTAG
- a CDS encoding carboxylate-amine ligase has translation MLRAASGCALDELKISLGVEEEFFLVDPESRDLLADPDVRIFEACDANRGPHKIVREFLRAQIETNSRVCTTVEDTRTALLETRRIVIEAAEAHGAAVMAASTHPFADWREQAPTPRERYERFTITYQESVRRFLIGGMHIHAGFGDSDSRIRIMTAMRRYLPILHALSATSPFIEGHETGFKSYRLNLLGNLPRTSLPGPLRSRAEYDRLVADYRRMDFISDGSELWWDIRPSHAFPTIEMRICDTCTRLEDAMCMVAMYASLIRWLLRQDQAGALPPEPPTEIIAENRWLAQRYGVLAFFGDEGGGGRKDILECVQELVDMLADDARELGCEAEVRHALEIIREGTGADRQVDLYRLRRLEGDSHETALLRVVDLVLDETRASANV, from the coding sequence ATCCTCCGTGCAGCGAGCGGGTGCGCTTTGGACGAATTGAAGATTTCCCTGGGTGTCGAAGAAGAGTTTTTCCTCGTCGATCCCGAATCCCGCGACCTGCTGGCCGATCCCGACGTCCGCATATTCGAGGCTTGCGACGCCAACCGCGGACCGCACAAGATCGTGCGCGAATTCCTGCGTGCCCAGATCGAGACCAATTCGCGTGTTTGCACGACCGTCGAGGACACCCGAACCGCGCTGCTGGAGACCCGCCGGATCGTGATTGAAGCGGCCGAAGCCCACGGCGCCGCCGTCATGGCCGCCTCCACCCACCCCTTCGCCGACTGGCGCGAACAGGCCCCCACGCCGCGCGAGCGCTACGAACGGTTCACGATCACTTACCAGGAAAGCGTCCGGCGGTTCCTGATCGGCGGGATGCACATCCATGCCGGATTCGGGGATTCCGACTCGCGTATCCGGATCATGACCGCGATGCGGCGCTACCTGCCGATCCTGCACGCGCTATCGGCCACTTCGCCCTTTATCGAAGGCCACGAGACCGGGTTCAAGTCGTACCGCCTGAACCTCCTGGGCAATTTGCCGCGCACCAGCCTGCCCGGCCCGTTGCGGTCCCGCGCCGAGTACGACCGGCTCGTGGCCGACTACCGGCGCATGGACTTCATATCCGACGGCAGCGAGCTGTGGTGGGACATTCGCCCTTCGCACGCGTTCCCGACCATCGAAATGCGGATCTGCGACACCTGCACGCGCCTCGAGGATGCCATGTGCATGGTGGCGATGTACGCTTCCCTGATCCGCTGGCTGCTGCGCCAAGACCAGGCCGGCGCGCTGCCCCCGGAACCGCCGACCGAGATCATCGCCGAGAACCGCTGGCTCGCCCAGCGTTATGGGGTGCTGGCGTTTTTCGGCGATGAGGGCGGCGGAGGGCGCAAGGACATATTGGAATGCGTCCAGGAGCTGGTGGACATGCTCGCCGACGATGCCCGCGAACTGGGCTGCGAGGCCGAGGTGCGCCACGCGTTGGAAATCATCCGCGAAGGGACCGGCGCCGATCGGCAGGTGGACCTGTACCGGCTGCGGCGGCTGGAGGGCGACTCGCACGAGACCGCACTGCTCAGGGTGGTTGACCTGGTCCTTGACGAGACCCGCGCGAGCGCAAACGTCTAG
- a CDS encoding DNA repair exonuclease, whose translation MADDAPIRFIHAADLHLQSPFVGLRSQLPNAIAREMVEAPFGAWDDIVDLAIRESVEAVLMAGDAYDDAERSLRAQHRFVAGLERLDEAGIATHVICGNHDPLDGWDAGLEFPGGCKRYGPDLESAPLVPGRPDRATVYGVSFLHEHCRRNLAREFPRIERGQLAIGLLHCAVGDDPGEDGYAPCSLTDLQGNGIAYWALGHVHRSRVLLDGNPVAIYAGCPQGLRWSQTGPKGVYLVEIDRAGEVRFDFAATDRVRMEVLSHDVGTAETPAQLLAELQAAAKAAAAKTGGRSLLYRIVLEGRGPLHRHLQSAGAAAELADELNSRPGDGPFSWCDRVEVATAAPRDRARRRAGGDLIADLLAVCDQLAATESGLPRMEAALDELYGNAEYRPYLAGPGSWAEDPAGLIESAENRALDLLEE comes from the coding sequence ATGGCTGACGACGCACCGATCCGATTCATCCACGCAGCCGACCTGCACCTGCAGTCCCCCTTCGTCGGGCTGCGCTCGCAGCTGCCCAACGCGATCGCCCGCGAGATGGTCGAGGCCCCCTTCGGGGCCTGGGACGACATTGTCGATCTGGCGATCCGGGAATCGGTCGAGGCGGTCCTTATGGCCGGCGACGCCTACGACGACGCCGAGCGGAGCCTGCGCGCCCAGCACCGCTTCGTCGCCGGGCTGGAGCGCCTGGACGAGGCCGGAATTGCAACCCACGTAATCTGCGGAAACCACGACCCGCTGGACGGCTGGGACGCCGGACTCGAGTTTCCCGGCGGCTGCAAGCGCTACGGGCCCGACCTGGAGTCCGCCCCGCTGGTCCCCGGCCGCCCGGACCGGGCAACCGTATACGGCGTCTCGTTCCTGCACGAGCACTGTCGGCGCAACCTGGCCCGCGAATTTCCCCGCATCGAACGCGGCCAACTGGCCATCGGGCTGTTGCACTGCGCGGTCGGCGACGATCCCGGCGAGGACGGCTACGCTCCCTGCTCGTTGACCGACCTGCAGGGAAACGGAATCGCCTACTGGGCGCTCGGCCACGTGCACCGCAGCCGGGTATTGCTGGACGGGAACCCGGTGGCGATATATGCCGGTTGTCCGCAGGGTCTGCGCTGGAGCCAGACCGGTCCCAAGGGGGTCTACCTGGTCGAGATCGATCGGGCCGGCGAGGTGCGCTTCGATTTCGCGGCCACCGACCGGGTGCGCATGGAAGTCCTCAGCCACGATGTCGGCACGGCCGAGACTCCGGCCCAACTGCTCGCCGAACTGCAGGCCGCGGCCAAGGCGGCCGCAGCGAAAACCGGCGGCCGTTCCCTGCTCTATCGGATAGTCCTCGAAGGGCGCGGGCCGCTGCACCGGCACCTGCAGTCGGCCGGGGCGGCCGCTGAACTGGCCGACGAACTGAATTCGCGGCCCGGCGACGGCCCGTTCAGCTGGTGCGACCGCGTGGAGGTGGCCACCGCCGCCCCGCGCGACCGGGCCCGCCGGCGGGCGGGCGGAGACCTGATCGCCGATTTGCTGGCCGTATGCGACCAGCTGGCCGCCACCGAATCCGGGCTTCCCCGGATGGAGGCAGCCCTGGACGAGCTCTACGGCAATGCCGAATACCGGCCCTACCTGGCCGGCCCGGGATCCTGGGCGGAGGACCCGGCCGGCCTCATCGAGTCCGCCGAAAACCGCGCGCTCGACCTGCTCGAAGAATGA
- a CDS encoding zinc ribbon domain-containing protein, which translates to MRCPDCEHENTSGAWLCINCGAKLPREGQAAPASEEGEEPAADEPSRFEPAISENLRRLRERAQRPTRPSRSGGRRPSPRGVPQLSQGTVLGLHWTFWAVAIFVFVVIAMVLSNLQ; encoded by the coding sequence ATGCGATGTCCTGACTGCGAACACGAAAACACGAGCGGCGCCTGGCTCTGCATCAATTGCGGTGCCAAGCTTCCGCGCGAGGGCCAGGCCGCGCCAGCGTCCGAGGAAGGCGAAGAGCCCGCCGCCGACGAACCGAGCCGCTTCGAGCCGGCGATATCGGAAAACCTGCGGCGACTGCGTGAACGCGCCCAGCGCCCGACGCGCCCCTCCCGGAGCGGCGGTCGGCGCCCTTCTCCGCGCGGCGTGCCGCAGTTGTCCCAGGGCACGGTTCTGGGCCTGCACTGGACTTTCTGGGCGGTGGCGATCTTCGTGTTCGTCGTGATCGCCATGGTGCTCTCCAACCTGCAGTAA
- the glnA gene encoding type I glutamate--ammonia ligase produces MSDRSEQIQRVLRMARDADCRFVDLRFTDLPGTWQHFSMPISYLDEDLFADGAGFDGSSVRGFQAINESDMLVIPDPSTAFVDPILEVPTLVMTCDIEDPLTRERYSRDPRNIAAKAVQHLAGSGIADSSFWGPEAEFFIFDHVSYDESANGSFFTVDSDEGIWNSGRPDENLGHRPRHKEGYFPVPPNDSQQDLRSEMVTALLDIGIDVEVHHHEVATAGQAEIDLKYAPLIEQADNMMIYKYIIKNVARRNGHTVTFMPKPVLGDNGSGMHCHQSLWKDGEPLFYGGPEKYGMLSDTARWYVGGLLKHAASLLAFCAPTTNSYKRLVPGFEAPVNLVYSQRNRSACVRIPTYSPSPAARRVEFRSPDPTANPYLAFSAMLMAGLDGVINKIEPPDPVDEDIYEMSADELAKIASVPGSLEESLNALEADHDYLLVGDVFTPDVIETWLEYKRSEEVDEHRLRPTPWEFFKYYDA; encoded by the coding sequence ATGAGCGATCGTTCCGAGCAGATCCAAAGGGTATTGCGCATGGCGCGCGATGCCGACTGTCGGTTTGTCGACCTGCGCTTCACCGACCTGCCGGGGACCTGGCAGCACTTTTCGATGCCGATCAGCTATCTGGACGAGGATCTCTTCGCCGACGGCGCCGGCTTCGACGGCTCCAGCGTGCGCGGCTTCCAGGCGATCAACGAGTCCGACATGCTGGTCATCCCGGATCCCTCGACCGCGTTCGTGGACCCGATCCTTGAGGTCCCGACGCTGGTGATGACCTGCGACATCGAAGACCCGTTGACTCGCGAGCGCTACTCGCGCGACCCGCGCAACATCGCCGCCAAGGCGGTCCAACACCTTGCCGGCTCCGGCATCGCCGACTCCAGTTTCTGGGGTCCGGAAGCCGAATTCTTCATCTTCGACCACGTCAGCTACGATGAGTCCGCCAACGGATCCTTCTTCACCGTCGATTCGGACGAAGGCATCTGGAATTCGGGCCGTCCGGACGAGAACCTAGGCCACCGGCCGCGCCACAAAGAGGGCTATTTTCCGGTCCCGCCCAACGACTCGCAGCAGGACCTGCGCTCCGAGATGGTGACCGCGCTGCTGGACATCGGCATCGACGTCGAGGTCCATCACCACGAGGTCGCCACCGCCGGCCAGGCCGAGATCGACCTCAAGTACGCGCCGCTGATCGAGCAGGCCGACAACATGATGATTTACAAATACATCATCAAGAACGTCGCCCGCCGCAATGGCCACACGGTCACCTTCATGCCCAAGCCGGTGCTGGGCGACAACGGCTCCGGGATGCACTGCCACCAGAGCCTTTGGAAAGACGGCGAACCGCTCTTCTACGGCGGGCCCGAAAAGTACGGCATGCTCTCTGACACCGCCCGCTGGTACGTCGGCGGACTGCTCAAGCACGCCGCCTCGCTGCTGGCTTTCTGCGCCCCCACGACCAACTCCTACAAGCGCTTGGTGCCCGGATTCGAGGCGCCGGTGAACCTGGTCTACTCGCAGCGCAATCGGTCCGCCTGCGTGCGGATTCCGACCTATTCGCCCTCGCCGGCGGCGCGCCGGGTTGAGTTCCGCTCGCCCGACCCCACCGCCAATCCGTACCTAGCGTTCTCGGCCATGCTGATGGCCGGACTCGATGGGGTGATCAACAAGATCGAGCCGCCCGACCCGGTGGACGAGGACATCTACGAAATGTCGGCTGATGAGCTGGCCAAGATTGCCTCGGTTCCGGGATCGTTGGAGGAATCGCTCAACGCCCTTGAGGCAGATCACGACTACCTCCTGGTCGGCGACGTGTTCACGCCCGATGTGATCGAGACGTGGCTCGAGTACAAGCGCAGCGAGGAAGTCGACGAGCACCGCCTGCGGCCGACCCCGTGGGAGTTCTTCAAGTACTACGACGCTTAG
- a CDS encoding nitroreductase, whose product MQVTEAIAARRSVNRLTDQIPGRTEVEKMIEAAIWAPNHRFTEPWRFHVIAGEDRQRFGQHLADAKRRRCPPRTDADRAALKKTAGLFLRAPLVIAVSVARSTDRVQDLEDYGACCAAIQNMLLAAWEMGIVSKWRTGDAAQDPAAREYLGTGPDDRIAGFIYLGYPSRGPIPPPRDRDRGVIDWRSMPE is encoded by the coding sequence ATGCAGGTAACTGAAGCCATTGCCGCCCGGCGCAGCGTCAACCGGCTCACCGACCAGATTCCCGGCCGGACAGAAGTCGAAAAAATGATCGAGGCGGCCATCTGGGCGCCAAACCATCGTTTCACCGAGCCGTGGCGATTCCACGTAATCGCCGGCGAGGACCGTCAGCGTTTCGGCCAGCACCTGGCGGACGCCAAGCGGCGGCGCTGTCCGCCGCGGACCGACGCCGACCGGGCCGCCCTGAAAAAAACCGCCGGCCTGTTCCTGCGGGCTCCGCTGGTGATCGCAGTCTCGGTGGCGCGGTCCACGGACCGGGTGCAGGACCTGGAGGACTACGGGGCCTGTTGCGCCGCGATCCAGAACATGCTGTTGGCGGCTTGGGAGATGGGAATCGTCTCCAAATGGCGCACCGGCGATGCGGCCCAGGACCCGGCCGCGCGTGAATACCTCGGCACCGGTCCGGACGACCGCATCGCCGGATTCATCTACCTGGGCTACCCGTCCCGCGGACCGATCCCGCCGCCGCGCGACCGCGACCGCGGCGTCATTGATTGGCGGTCGATGCCCGAATAA
- a CDS encoding glycoside hydrolase family 127 protein: MTAGRPGPLLELTRTKRAVQRPLALGEVELEGGFLDDWRAPMLAEGIDHQWRQLQREGMLDRLRLAGEGRAPDERGRIFAGEARLYKWLEAACLKQAENPDRRTARRIEEAVAGILAIAADDGYLGLTYPADLAGLRWRERPRGHELFAAGHLIQAGLTMESALQDDRLLRAAEAMADLVGEKARAGELGDYRDHPCCEMALIELWRRTGGRRHLETAEYLISLHAGTAEWPVRGHAVCLTYFAAALADAYLETGRESYLEWSRGWWTDVLARNSYLTGAVGGRPSTESFGRPYELPHEGAYAESCAAIGMVMWAQRMLAATGRAEYADQLETCLYNAVLAGVSLDGGSYFYDCPQARFEPETDPPWQEPAGERVGSGRRRSDWFFERVACCPPNLARFLAQLPGYIYGFDGRDLWFNLYAPSRIDLPTGGPGLRARVETGYPYEESVRIMIETAPPECGLRLRLPGWCRGAGLTRNGATLSPAVGEGFLVVPGPLAAGDRFDLCLDMPVELARAGPQLLEARGQAAVVRGPLVYCLESSDQADVDLRELQLRPDAARTARLELGPLGCRAIRIAGAQAQALPQLYQRGGPPSAALRPRELLAVPFALWDNRESGQMAIWTALAPELAD, translated from the coding sequence TTGACCGCCGGTCGGCCCGGACCGCTGCTCGAACTGACCCGAACCAAGCGCGCGGTGCAACGCCCGCTCGCCCTCGGAGAAGTCGAACTCGAGGGCGGGTTCCTTGACGACTGGCGGGCGCCGATGCTCGCAGAGGGTATCGATCACCAGTGGCGGCAGCTGCAGCGCGAAGGGATGCTCGATCGGCTGCGGCTGGCCGGCGAGGGCCGCGCGCCGGACGAGCGGGGCCGGATATTTGCCGGTGAGGCGCGCCTCTACAAGTGGTTGGAGGCCGCCTGCCTGAAGCAAGCCGAGAATCCGGACCGTCGGACCGCGCGGCGCATCGAGGAAGCGGTCGCGGGGATCCTGGCGATCGCCGCCGACGACGGCTATCTTGGCCTGACCTACCCGGCCGACCTGGCCGGTTTACGCTGGCGCGAGAGGCCGCGCGGTCACGAACTATTTGCGGCCGGGCACCTGATCCAGGCCGGGCTGACCATGGAGTCGGCGCTGCAGGACGACCGGCTGCTGCGGGCCGCCGAGGCGATGGCCGACCTGGTGGGTGAGAAAGCCCGGGCCGGTGAGTTAGGCGATTACCGCGATCATCCGTGCTGCGAGATGGCCTTGATCGAGCTCTGGCGGCGGACCGGAGGTCGCCGCCATCTTGAAACCGCCGAGTACCTGATCTCGCTGCATGCGGGCACCGCTGAATGGCCGGTCCGCGGGCATGCCGTCTGTCTGACCTACTTCGCCGCGGCCCTGGCCGATGCCTACCTGGAGACCGGGCGCGAGTCCTACCTGGAGTGGTCGCGGGGCTGGTGGACGGACGTGCTGGCCCGCAACTCCTACCTAACCGGCGCGGTTGGGGGACGTCCCTCGACCGAGTCCTTTGGACGGCCCTACGAACTCCCCCACGAGGGGGCCTACGCCGAGTCCTGTGCGGCGATCGGGATGGTCATGTGGGCGCAGCGAATGCTGGCGGCCACCGGGCGCGCCGAGTACGCTGACCAGCTGGAAACCTGCCTCTACAACGCCGTCCTGGCGGGAGTCAGCCTCGACGGCGGTTCCTACTTCTACGACTGTCCGCAGGCCCGCTTCGAACCCGAGACCGATCCGCCCTGGCAGGAGCCGGCCGGCGAGCGCGTCGGCAGCGGACGGAGGCGCAGCGACTGGTTCTTCGAACGGGTGGCCTGCTGCCCGCCCAACCTGGCCCGATTCCTGGCCCAGCTGCCCGGTTACATCTACGGATTCGACGGCCGCGACCTCTGGTTCAACCTGTATGCCCCTTCCCGGATCGACCTGCCGACCGGCGGCCCAGGGTTGCGCGCTCGCGTCGAAACCGGCTATCCGTATGAGGAAAGCGTCCGGATAATGATCGAGACGGCCCCGCCGGAGTGCGGATTGCGTTTGCGCCTGCCGGGTTGGTGTCGCGGGGCCGGCTTGACCCGCAACGGGGCCACCCTGTCCCCGGCGGTTGGAGAGGGATTCCTGGTTGTTCCCGGGCCGCTGGCGGCGGGCGACCGGTTCGATCTCTGCCTGGACATGCCGGTGGAGCTGGCCCGGGCCGGACCGCAACTGCTTGAAGCGCGCGGTCAGGCTGCGGTAGTGCGCGGCCCGCTGGTCTACTGCCTGGAAAGCTCCGATCAAGCCGACGTCGACCTGCGCGAACTCCAGCTGCGGCCCGATGCCGCCCGGACCGCCCGGTTAGAGCTCGGGCCGCTGGGCTGCCGGGCTATTCGGATCGCCGGCGCCCAGGCCCAGGCCCTGCCGCAGCTATACCAACGCGGTGGCCCCCCGTCCGCCGCGTTGCGGCCGCGCGAACTGCTTGCCGTACCCTTTGCCCTCTGGGACAACCGCGAGTCCGGGCAGATGGCGATCTGGACCGCCTTGGCCCCGGAATTGGCAGACTGA
- a CDS encoding ammonium transporter gives MRPPLSFLFSSRYLFALAGAILAALLLPALALASEEEAIVTLTATVDQLWIVMAGALVFFMHGGFTLVETGFTRTKNAANICAKNLMNMSVGLISYWAIGWAFMYGDTAGGVIGTSNFLIAVGDSQFSTDWFFQVVFAATAATIVSGAMAERTHFRAYLIYAVVLTGFIYPVVGHWVWGGGWLAELGFWDFAGSTVVHTTGGVAALVGAAILGPRLGKYSEDGSVNVIPGHSIPLAIAGVIILWFGWFGFNGGSTLTAVGQDFASVIVVTNLAAAAGAIAAMAVSWLYNGKPDVGMIGNGALAGLVAITAPCGWVDAWAAVIIGLVGGGLVVVGVTVIDKVLKVDDPVGAIAVHGVVGIWGTLAVGLFADPKFGGPEGSLFINGDIEQFAIQALGSAASIVWVGATCLVLFLGIKYTVGLRAEPVEELDGLDIHEHGVFGYGESNF, from the coding sequence ATGCGCCCGCCGCTCAGCTTCCTTTTCTCGTCACGCTACCTGTTCGCCCTGGCCGGGGCGATCCTGGCCGCTTTGCTGCTGCCGGCCCTGGCCCTGGCTTCGGAAGAAGAAGCGATAGTCACCCTGACCGCCACCGTCGACCAGCTCTGGATAGTCATGGCCGGTGCGCTGGTCTTCTTCATGCACGGCGGATTCACGCTGGTGGAGACCGGGTTTACGCGCACCAAGAACGCGGCCAACATCTGTGCCAAGAACCTGATGAACATGTCGGTCGGCCTGATCTCGTACTGGGCCATCGGCTGGGCGTTCATGTACGGCGACACCGCCGGCGGGGTCATCGGCACTTCCAATTTCCTGATCGCGGTCGGCGACTCGCAGTTCTCGACCGACTGGTTCTTCCAGGTCGTGTTCGCGGCAACCGCCGCCACCATCGTCTCCGGGGCGATGGCCGAGCGCACCCACTTCCGCGCCTATCTGATTTACGCGGTCGTCCTAACCGGGTTCATCTACCCGGTGGTCGGCCACTGGGTCTGGGGCGGAGGCTGGCTGGCCGAACTCGGATTCTGGGACTTTGCCGGATCAACCGTCGTCCACACCACCGGCGGCGTCGCCGCCCTGGTCGGAGCGGCGATCCTGGGCCCGCGCCTGGGCAAGTACTCCGAGGACGGTTCGGTGAACGTGATCCCGGGACACTCCATCCCGCTCGCGATCGCCGGTGTGATCATCCTTTGGTTCGGCTGGTTCGGATTCAACGGCGGATCGACGCTGACCGCGGTCGGTCAGGACTTCGCCAGCGTCATTGTGGTGACCAACCTCGCCGCCGCCGCCGGTGCGATCGCCGCCATGGCGGTCTCATGGCTCTATAACGGCAAGCCCGACGTCGGCATGATCGGTAACGGTGCTCTGGCCGGCCTAGTCGCCATAACCGCCCCGTGCGGCTGGGTCGACGCCTGGGCCGCGGTCATCATCGGCCTGGTCGGCGGCGGCCTGGTGGTGGTCGGCGTGACCGTCATCGACAAGGTCCTCAAGGTCGACGACCCGGTCGGCGCCATCGCCGTGCACGGCGTGGTCGGCATCTGGGGAACTCTGGCCGTGGGCCTGTTCGCCGATCCCAAGTTCGGCGGGCCGGAAGGCAGCCTGTTCATCAACGGCGACATCGAACAGTTCGCCATCCAGGCGCTGGGCTCGGCGGCCTCGATAGTCTGGGTCGGCGCCACCTGCCTGGTCCTCTTCCTGGGGATCAAGTACACCGTCGGCCTGCGCGCCGAGCCGGTCGAAGAGCTTGACGGCCTCGACATCCACGAGCACGGCGTGTTCGGATACGGGGAGTCAAACTTCTAG